The Salvelinus namaycush isolate Seneca chromosome 1, SaNama_1.0, whole genome shotgun sequence genome has a window encoding:
- the LOC120053535 gene encoding proheparin-binding EGF-like growth factor, with translation MNTLILSSLLCLVFSALGVLGSAVTFSAGLSHVTGALASGEGEELQSSLGDEEELDLEEDLSGGTPTDGSPQPVLRHSKDQKEKGKGQKGQRNKGKKKKKTKNSTAFNPEHTSGHTSEFPAGHTHQTSGRVTEDPCSSSHKGYCIHGLCKYMADLREPVCMCNKGYDGERCGILLLPTTNKEDSGRAEVVQTVLVVIAVVLSSVSCLAILLMACTHYRTHKNFLATYLGSGSEKQQLQKTTPCDITV, from the exons gctgtgtTTGG TTTTCAGCGCTCTAGGTGTCCTGGGATCCGCAGTGACGTTCTCAGCGGGGCTGAGCCATGTGACGGGGGCATTGGCCTCAGGGGAAGGGGAGGAGCTACAGAGCTCTCTGGGCGATGAGGAGGAACTGGATCTTGAAGAAGATCTGTCGGGAGGAACACCTACAGACGGCTCACCCCAAC CAGTGCTGCGTCACAGTAAGGACCAAAAAGAAAAGGGGAAAGGTCAGAAAGGACAAAGGAATAaaggaaagaagaagaagaagacaaaaaACTCCACAGCCTTCAACCCTGAACACA CATCAGGACACACGTCGGAGTTCCCGGCCGGACACACACACCAGACGTCAGGGCGTGTCACAGAGGACCCTTGTAGCTCTTCCCACAAGGGCTACTGTATCCATGGACTCTGCAAGTACATGGCAGACCTGAGAGAGCCAGTGTGCAT GTGTAATAAAGGTTATGACGGCGAGCGCTGTGGGATCCTGCTCCTGCCTACGACGAACAAGGAAGACAGCGGCAGAGCTGAGGTGGTTCAGACTGTCCTGGTCGTCATAGCTGTGGTCCTCTCCAGCGTCAGCTGCCTCGCCATACTGCTCATGGCCTGCACACA TTACAGAACTCATAAGAACTTTCTGGCTACCTATCTTGGCTCTGGCAGTGAGAAGCAACAGCTACAGAAAACCACACCCTGTGACATCACGGTGTGA